The Candidatus Bathyarchaeota archaeon DNA segment CAAATCGCCCAGGTGGAGGTGAAATATCCAATCCGACAACTCTTCTTTTCTCCTCTTCACAGACATCAATTGTCGTTCCACTACCACACATAGGATCTACGACCAGATCGCCGGGTTCAGTGTATCTCCAGACGAGATTGTAGATTATCAAGGCTGGAGTGACACCAGGATATTTGTTGTCTCCTTTAGTAGTTAGACCATAATTTTGTCTAGGAAAATCCCAGAATGTTGTTGCTTCGATAAGAGGGATTTCCTCTTCAATATCTACTTCGTCAATCCTTTCTTTGATTTTTTCTTTCTGCCTTGCAATTAAGTGGAATGATTTCTTTCGCTCCAGCTTTAGATCGTTATTTAATAATAGAGGACTTGGCACGAAAAGATCTAGAGTCTCTATCAATCTCTTGCCAAGTATCGGTGTGTTTCTCCGTATTTTGAGTTTGTTCAAAATCTTTCTTGCATTTTCTATTGCCTTTCTTTCCCCAAGTGTCTCTACTCTAACTTGGTAGGGGTATTTTCCCTTCCAAGCATCAGGCTGAATATTCAATCCTCCATCTGAAACAGCCTGAAATGCACCATACATAACATCCGTATCCAAATTGCTCAAAAAAAGAATATCTCCTTTCCTGATCCTAATTACTATAGGTGCATAAACCTTATGTGCCCCAAAAAGTTGCCTTTGAAAGCATTCAGCCTCTGTCTTCTCAGTACAGGCAAAAATGAATCCACGAATTAGTTGTTCTTTACCTGTTTCCTTCATTACTACTCGACCTAGTCTCGCCGAGGGTATTTTTACTATGTGGGAGCAGATATATTAGTGTAAATCCCTCAATTTGCCTATTTCAGTCCGAAAAAGGAAACGCTACAATCTCCTCTTTTTAGAACACCCTAGAAAGATATTACATTCATTACATCTATACTATGTCAGACTTTGCTAAAGAAAGATTGCCATTCTGTAGTCGTCTCTGAATTGCCCATTGACATAATCTTCTTTCTCGAGCTTCGCTTCTATCTTGAATCCACACTTTTCATATACATGTATTGCTCTACCGTTCTCAGTATCAACACGAAGATATATCTTCTTCAACCTCTTCTCTTGAGCTATTTCAAGGAGATGCATTATCATGTTAGTCCCCAGACCTTGGTTTTGGTAGTCATCATGTACAGTTAACCCAAGCTCTGCTTTATGTCTGACAGCTTCTTGAAAATGAAAGGATAAAGATGCTGAACCAATAAGCCGCTCCTTACCATCTTCTTGGATTAGAGCAAGTATTGGCAAGTGCTTGTTGTAGTCAATATCGTTGGTCCAGCCTTCAATCCTCTCTCTCGTGAATGGGTGAATGAGATTTTCTAGGCTTTCCTTTGAAAGAGTGGAGAACATTTCCCACAACATTTCAGTGTCACTAGATAGTTCAGGTCTTAGGAACACTTCAACTCCACTCTTTAGGACAACGTTTTTTGTCCATTCACTGGGATAGTTGGACATCAGCTTCACCTTTCTACTCTAGAAACAAGTTTCAACCTTAAAATCTTCTGTACACTAGGGCCGTTAATAGTGCTGCGGTTATAAACCAAATTAGGTATAGAAGTTTCTTTCGGAAATGATATTAGTTTCCAAGGTGTATTGTATTTGGTGGAAGAAGTGAGAAGAATAGCTTCTATTGTTGTGTGGACTTTGCCTTTTTCTGTGCATTGAGACTAGAAGAATTGTCAGCATGAATATCGAAATCGCTTAAATGTGAATTCATACTTACATCGCCCTTACGGAGGAGAAAATAAGGTTGGAGACAGTAGAAGTATCATCTGCCGGAGGAGTAGTTTTTAAGGTCATTGATAAGAAACTTCGAGTTGCCTTGATTTCTATTGGGAATCTTTGGTTTTTGCCTAAGGGCTTGATTGAACCAGGTGAAACTGTTGAGGAGACAGCTCTAAGAGAAGTTAAGGAAGAAACTGGTTTAGAAGGTGAAATTGTTGAGAAGATTGGCAAAATAAGTTACGATTTCATTAGAGACAAGCACTATTTCAAAACGGTTCATTTCTACCTTCTGAGACATATTGGAGGGTCTGTACGCAATCATGATTCTGAAGTAGATAGAGTAAAATGGTTTCCTATTTCGGCAGCTCTTCTACTCTTAACTTACCGATTGGAAAAAAACATCTTAGAAAAGGCAGAACAGATGCTGAAAAGGAGAGACCAGATTTAGACTTTTCTCTTTCTTCTATGTGCTGATGCTCTACTAGACGTGTTAATTCTAATGCTGTTTTGTTAGTATCTTCGGTTCTTTCCATTCTTCCCTGAGGATACTGTAAAGATGATGGTCTCTATAATTTCCTTTAGCATACCATGATTTTCGCATAGTTCCTTCTTTCAAAAAGCCAGCTTTTTCTAAAGCCCTTTGGGAAGCCACGTTTTGGGTATTTGTTGATGTTTGGATTCTAACAACGTCTTTTTTGAGAAATAGATAGTCTACCATCAGTTGGATGACTTCTGTTCCATAACCTTTTCCTCTTTCCCCTAGAACTAAGGCAAAGCCTATTTCCATCATTCTACCTCGCATCCAAGCGGTAATGTGTCCAATCTTAGCTTCATCCTTCTTCTCAATTATGAAGAAGACCGTGTCTTCAAGCATGACCTTCTCAAGTTCTGCTTGGGAAATTTTTAATACGTCTTGGTATTCACCCATGTACTCTGAACTGCTCCACCATTGTGCAACTAAAGAAACATCCTCTTTCTCAGCTCTTCTCAAATTTACATTCTTGCCTTCAAGCAATCTTAGCACCCTTCACTTTGTCTTCTTGTTTAGTTTTATCCCTTGTGAGAGAAATTACAGTTTAGAACTCACTAAGCGTATTTGTGACTTTGCTTTTTCTGTGAAGAGACAACTGAAAATACTTATCTTTACGAATTTGACATTATTGTTTCTTCTGAGCACTGTAATCGACGGAAGAGTTGCCATCATAAATAATCGAAAATCCTATTTATATCCGATTTATCTTGTAAGAGTTGATTGAAATGGGAAACCAGCGCATCATGGTTCGCACAAGAGCCATTATTTTTGATGAAAACGGCAAGGTGCTTGTTCAGCATCATTCAAGTTCCAAACCTGATTTCTACAGACTACCAGGTGGAGGCGTCAAATTTAAGGAAAAGATAGAAGACTGCCTAATCCGCGAGATAAAGGAAGAAACTGGATTAGATGCGAAAGTTGATCGTCTTCTCTGGGTTCGTGACTTTTTAGATCAATTTCCCTATCACTCCATCGAAATGTTTTTCTTAGCAACCATAATAGGAGGCAGATTCAAGCCAACTCCAGAGGCTGAAAACATCGAATTACTGTTTATGACTCTTGAAGAGCTAGAAGAAGTGGTATTCTATCCCAAAGCATTTATTCCGAAATTGAAACTTCTTCGAGATGACAGAAATTGGACTGAAGAAAACCCATACATCAGATCAGCAAACTGATGTTACCTAGACTTTGCTCCTCTTTTCCATACACCATGGCTGCTGGCAATGTCATTCTTTAACTTTAACAAGTTTTCCTTCTTGAACAACATAGACATGTTCCCATTGAGGAGGTCTTATTGTGGTAGAGCCGCAAGAGTTATATCGCAATACGACGCGCGCATTTCAATTTGATAGTCTACCATGATTTCCGCGCTATCGGCTGTGCCACCACTCCTTCTAAAATGAGTGGTTGACCGATGGTCTCGAGAAGTTCATTGGGAATCCTTCCCTACGCATTGTAAAAAAGCCCCGGTTTGTCCCAAAAGTCCCGGCGGGAACTGGCGAGACGCGTGACCGCACAAGCTTTAATACCTCTCCCCGCCTTTACCATGCTTCTCAAGGATAGGAGTACC contains these protein-coding regions:
- a CDS encoding GNAT family N-acetyltransferase → MLEGKNVNLRRAEKEDVSLVAQWWSSSEYMGEYQDVLKISQAELEKVMLEDTVFFIIEKKDEAKIGHITAWMRGRMMEIGFALVLGERGKGYGTEVIQLMVDYLFLKKDVVRIQTSTNTQNVASQRALEKAGFLKEGTMRKSWYAKGNYRDHHLYSILREEWKEPKILTKQH
- a CDS encoding GNAT family N-acetyltransferase; translation: MSNYPSEWTKNVVLKSGVEVFLRPELSSDTEMLWEMFSTLSKESLENLIHPFTRERIEGWTNDIDYNKHLPILALIQEDGKERLIGSASLSFHFQEAVRHKAELGLTVHDDYQNQGLGTNMIMHLLEIAQEKRLKKIYLRVDTENGRAIHVYEKCGFKIEAKLEKEDYVNGQFRDDYRMAIFL
- a CDS encoding DNA methyltransferase; translation: MKETGKEQLIRGFIFACTEKTEAECFQRQLFGAHKVYAPIVIRIRKGDILFLSNLDTDVMYGAFQAVSDGGLNIQPDAWKGKYPYQVRVETLGERKAIENARKILNKLKIRRNTPILGKRLIETLDLFVPSPLLLNNDLKLERKKSFHLIARQKEKIKERIDEVDIEEEIPLIEATTFWDFPRQNYGLTTKGDNKYPGVTPALIIYNLVWRYTEPGDLVVDPMCGSGTTIDVCEEEKRRVVGLDISPPPGRFDMIQSDARKIPLKGNSADMVFIDSPYGDNIRYNEHPGCIGDISSEKEEFYEELEKVMVESHGLLKEGKILGWLIGDQWVKKKFTPVGLKIYEYLCKYFEPVDIICVARRGQSSHTGLWYNRARRFNFFLRGFKYLLIMRKSSKKQPCAEGSRKVEWTHYKRRG
- a CDS encoding NUDIX hydrolase; the protein is MGNQRIMVRTRAIIFDENGKVLVQHHSSSKPDFYRLPGGGVKFKEKIEDCLIREIKEETGLDAKVDRLLWVRDFLDQFPYHSIEMFFLATIIGGRFKPTPEAENIELLFMTLEELEEVVFYPKAFIPKLKLLRDDRNWTEENPYIRSAN
- a CDS encoding NUDIX hydrolase, whose protein sequence is METVEVSSAGGVVFKVIDKKLRVALISIGNLWFLPKGLIEPGETVEETALREVKEETGLEGEIVEKIGKISYDFIRDKHYFKTVHFYLLRHIGGSVRNHDSEVDRVKWFPISAALLLLTYRLEKNILEKAEQMLKRRDQI